One genomic window of Dehalococcoidia bacterium includes the following:
- a CDS encoding RidA family protein: protein MEKKLHNPWTWQDNLGFAQAVEISGHKRVVRCAGQTSVDADGAPMHEGDMAAQIGQALNNLETVLKSAGMTFANIARLNIYTTDVDLFLASYGAMIERLAGNRAASTLLGVARLAFPPLMVEIEATAVE from the coding sequence ATCGAGAAGAAGCTACACAACCCATGGACGTGGCAGGATAACCTCGGTTTCGCGCAGGCCGTAGAGATCAGCGGCCACAAGCGAGTCGTGCGGTGCGCTGGCCAGACCTCGGTCGACGCCGACGGCGCACCGATGCATGAAGGCGACATGGCCGCGCAAATCGGCCAGGCGCTCAACAACCTGGAGACCGTCCTCAAGAGCGCCGGCATGACCTTCGCCAATATCGCTCGGCTCAACATCTACACGACCGACGTCGACCTGTTCCTCGCGTCCTATGGCGCAATGATCGAGCGCCTCGCCGGCAACAGGGCTGCGAGCACGCTGCTCGGGGTGGCGCGGCTGGCGTTCCCGCCGCTGATGGTCGAGATCGAGGCGACGGCCGTCGAGTAG
- a CDS encoding CoA ester lyase: protein MQKLNRFVIPRTELTYPAHTLKMNEKAAQAPVDHVMPDFEDACPYDFKGDPSRSTLVEALNTFDFGGKVIAIRPNNIRSKYFLGDIQAIMLGAPDRFHGIILPKTETPEDIVHLSRLLDALEDQGGWTTHVQIEALIETPLAVVNAYKIATSSQRMAGLIFGIADFSASMGVREMIDNQNQNFHYAKQATVVAAKAAGLHAVDNAFLRLVRPDTQADEAQKIYAQLRKKNEESRDLGMDGTWVIHPQQADVANAVFTPSDEQIEATKRSLEVYHRLGGGSIADPETGEFYDEATTKGMLMQLAKAAQGGKVSYDYLSELSAKSKEVSGYDILEVMGQVA from the coding sequence ATGCAAAAGCTCAACCGCTTCGTCATTCCGCGGACTGAGCTCACTTATCCGGCGCACACGTTGAAGATGAACGAGAAGGCGGCGCAGGCGCCCGTCGACCACGTTATGCCGGACTTCGAGGACGCATGCCCGTACGACTTCAAGGGCGACCCCAGCCGCAGCACGCTCGTCGAGGCGCTGAATACGTTCGATTTCGGCGGCAAGGTCATCGCGATCCGCCCTAACAACATCCGCTCGAAGTACTTCCTCGGCGATATTCAGGCGATCATGCTGGGCGCGCCCGACCGCTTCCACGGCATCATCCTGCCGAAGACCGAGACGCCCGAAGACATCGTGCACCTCTCGCGGCTGCTCGACGCGCTCGAAGATCAGGGCGGCTGGACGACGCACGTCCAGATCGAAGCTCTCATCGAAACGCCGCTGGCCGTCGTGAACGCGTACAAGATCGCGACGTCCTCGCAGCGCATGGCGGGCCTCATCTTCGGCATCGCCGACTTCAGCGCGTCGATGGGCGTGCGCGAGATGATCGACAACCAGAACCAGAACTTCCATTACGCCAAGCAGGCCACCGTCGTCGCCGCGAAAGCGGCCGGCCTCCACGCCGTCGACAACGCGTTTCTGCGCCTCGTGCGCCCCGATACGCAGGCGGACGAAGCGCAGAAAATCTATGCGCAACTCCGCAAGAAGAACGAGGAGTCGCGCGACCTCGGCATGGATGGCACGTGGGTGATTCACCCGCAGCAGGCCGACGTCGCGAACGCAGTGTTCACGCCGAGCGACGAGCAGATCGAAGCAACCAAGCGCTCGCTCGAGGTATACCACCGTCTCGGCGGCGGATCGATCGCCGACCCCGAGACCGGCGAGTTCTACGACGAGGCGACGACCAAGGGCATGCTGATGCAGCTCGCCAAGGCAGCGCAGGGCGGCAAGGTGTCGTATGACTACCTCTCGGAGCTTTCCGCCAAGTCGAAGGAAGTCTCCGGCTACGACATCCTCGAGGTGATGGGCCAGGTAGCGTGA
- a CDS encoding ATP-grasp domain-containing protein produces the protein MRFYEYEAKTLLAKSGVPVSQGGLATTPDEAADIATSVGGEVVLKSQVLSGGRMKAGGVKFVSSPDEARQAADAILKLEINGQQARGVLVEKKSPVKKEYYAGVIYDAIAKLPVAIFSDMGGIDIEEVAETHPDHVARVHFSTFEPFQEFKMKELVSSLGISGNELTALTRICTGLAKTFLKYGLTLAEVNPLAQLEDGTFIALDSHMDMEEEARDQQKAILAELGIGNEETRQARPPTPFEIRGAEVDASDYRGVAGRVVEFEGNLGCVIGAGGGSLTIFDALRKHGGKPANYCEIGGNPSVKKAAELTKLILSKPGVSKICVIMNVVSNTRVDIVARGVIKGVVESGYDPAERIAIFRIPGSWEDEGYKILKKYGVEYADRTVPMSEAARRAVEKVRA, from the coding sequence ATGAGATTCTACGAGTACGAAGCCAAGACGCTGCTCGCGAAAAGCGGCGTCCCCGTCTCGCAAGGCGGCCTGGCGACCACGCCCGACGAAGCCGCAGACATAGCCACCAGCGTCGGCGGCGAGGTGGTGTTGAAGTCGCAGGTGCTGAGCGGCGGCCGCATGAAAGCCGGCGGCGTCAAGTTCGTCTCGTCGCCCGACGAGGCGCGCCAGGCGGCTGACGCGATCCTGAAGCTCGAGATCAACGGCCAGCAAGCGCGCGGCGTGCTCGTCGAGAAGAAGTCGCCCGTGAAGAAGGAGTACTACGCCGGCGTCATCTACGACGCCATCGCCAAATTGCCCGTCGCGATCTTCAGCGACATGGGCGGCATCGACATCGAAGAGGTGGCGGAGACGCACCCGGATCACGTCGCGCGCGTCCACTTCTCGACGTTCGAGCCGTTCCAGGAATTCAAGATGAAAGAACTGGTGTCGTCCCTCGGCATCAGCGGCAACGAATTGACGGCCCTCACGCGCATCTGCACGGGATTGGCGAAGACGTTCCTGAAGTACGGCCTCACCCTCGCCGAAGTGAACCCGCTGGCCCAGCTCGAGGACGGCACGTTCATCGCGCTCGACTCCCACATGGATATGGAAGAAGAGGCGCGCGACCAGCAAAAGGCGATCCTCGCCGAACTGGGCATCGGCAACGAGGAGACGAGGCAGGCGCGCCCGCCGACGCCCTTCGAGATCCGCGGCGCCGAGGTCGATGCGTCGGACTATCGCGGCGTCGCCGGCCGTGTCGTTGAATTCGAAGGCAACCTGGGGTGCGTCATCGGCGCTGGCGGCGGCAGCCTCACTATCTTTGACGCGCTGCGCAAGCATGGTGGCAAGCCGGCGAATTACTGCGAGATCGGCGGCAACCCGAGCGTGAAGAAAGCCGCCGAACTGACCAAGCTCATCCTCAGCAAGCCCGGCGTCAGCAAGATCTGCGTGATCATGAACGTCGTCAGCAACACGCGCGTCGATATCGTCGCGCGCGGCGTGATCAAGGGCGTCGTCGAGAGCGGCTATGACCCGGCAGAGAGGATCGCCATCTTTCGCATCCCCGGATCGTGGGAGGACGAAGGCTACAAGATCCTCAAAAAGTACGGCGTCGAGTACGCCGACCGCACCGTGCCCATGTCCGAGGCGGCGCGCCGCGCGGTGGAGAAGGTGCGAGCGTAG